In Cedecea neteri, a single genomic region encodes these proteins:
- the glyS gene encoding glycine--tRNA ligase subunit beta: MSEKTFLVEIGTEELPPKALRSLAESFAANVTAELDAANIAHGEVKWFAAPRRLALKIANLAASQPDREVEKRGPAVSAAFDAEGKPSKAAEGWARGCGITVDQAERLATDKGEWLMYRAHVKGESVQALLPNMIATSLAKLPIPKLMRWGASDIQFVRPIHTVTLLLGDELIPATILGIQSARVIRGHRFMGEPEFTIDNADQYPQILLERGKVIADYEARKAVIKRDAEEAARKIGGQADLSESLLEEVTSLVEWPVVLTAKFEEKFLAVPAEALVYTMKGDQKYFPVYAADGKLLPNFIFVANIESKDPVQIISGNEKVVRPRLADAEFFFNTDRKKRLEDNLPRLETVLFQKELGTLRDKTNRIEALSGWIAGQIGADVNHATRAGLLSKCDLMTNMVFEFTDTQGVMGMHYARHDGEAEDVAVALNEQYQPRFAGDALPSNLVACAVAIADKMDTLAGIFGIGQHPKGDKDPFALRRAALGVLRIIVEKNLPLDLQTLTEEAVRLYGSKLTNTNVVDEVIDFMLGRFRTWYQEEGHAVDTIQAVLARRPTKPADFDARMKAVSHFRTLEAAASLAAANKRVSNILAKSDEVLNDSVQATVLKEAEEIRLATNVVVLRDKLQPYFAEGRYQEALEELANLREPVDEFFDKVMVNAEDKDLRINRLTLLTKLRELFLQVADISLLQ, translated from the coding sequence ATGTCTGAAAAAACTTTTCTGGTGGAGATCGGCACTGAAGAGCTGCCACCAAAAGCCCTGCGCAGCCTGGCTGAATCCTTCGCTGCCAATGTTACCGCCGAGCTGGATGCGGCCAATATCGCCCACGGCGAAGTAAAATGGTTTGCTGCCCCGCGTCGCCTGGCGCTGAAAATCGCAAATCTGGCGGCTTCACAGCCGGATCGCGAAGTTGAAAAACGCGGCCCTGCGGTGTCTGCGGCGTTCGATGCTGAAGGCAAACCAAGCAAAGCCGCCGAAGGCTGGGCTCGTGGCTGCGGGATCACCGTTGACCAGGCCGAGCGTCTGGCTACCGACAAAGGCGAGTGGCTGATGTACCGCGCCCACGTGAAGGGCGAAAGCGTGCAGGCTCTGCTGCCGAACATGATTGCCACTTCTCTGGCGAAGCTGCCGATTCCTAAGCTGATGCGCTGGGGCGCGTCCGATATCCAGTTCGTGCGCCCGATTCATACCGTGACGCTGCTGCTGGGTGACGAACTGATCCCTGCCACTATTCTGGGCATTCAGTCGGCCCGCGTCATTCGCGGCCACCGCTTTATGGGCGAGCCGGAATTCACCATCGACAATGCCGACCAGTACCCGCAGATCCTGCTGGAGCGCGGGAAGGTCATTGCTGATTACGAAGCGCGTAAAGCCGTCATCAAACGTGATGCCGAAGAAGCTGCCCGTAAAATCGGCGGTCAGGCTGACCTGAGCGAAAGCCTGCTGGAAGAAGTTACCTCGCTGGTGGAATGGCCGGTGGTGCTGACCGCGAAGTTCGAAGAGAAATTCCTGGCCGTGCCTGCCGAAGCGCTGGTTTACACCATGAAGGGTGACCAGAAGTACTTCCCGGTCTACGCGGCTGACGGCAAACTGCTGCCGAACTTCATCTTCGTAGCGAACATCGAGTCCAAAGACCCGGTGCAGATCATCTCCGGTAACGAGAAGGTGGTTCGCCCGCGCCTCGCAGATGCCGAGTTCTTCTTCAACACCGACCGCAAAAAACGTCTGGAAGATAACCTGCCGCGTCTGGAAACCGTATTGTTCCAGAAAGAACTGGGTACCCTGCGCGACAAAACCAACCGTATCGAAGCCCTTTCCGGCTGGATTGCGGGCCAGATTGGCGCCGACGTGAACCACGCGACCCGCGCTGGCCTGCTGTCCAAGTGTGACCTGATGACCAACATGGTGTTCGAGTTTACCGACACCCAGGGCGTGATGGGCATGCACTACGCGCGCCACGACGGCGAAGCGGAAGATGTTGCGGTTGCGCTGAACGAGCAGTACCAGCCACGCTTTGCGGGTGATGCTCTGCCGTCTAACCTGGTGGCCTGTGCGGTGGCGATTGCCGACAAGATGGACACCCTTGCGGGCATCTTCGGCATTGGCCAGCATCCGAAAGGCGATAAAGACCCGTTCGCACTGCGCCGTGCCGCGCTGGGCGTGCTGCGTATTATCGTTGAGAAAAACCTGCCGCTGGATCTGCAGACCCTGACCGAAGAAGCGGTTCGCCTCTACGGCAGCAAGCTGACCAACACCAACGTGGTGGATGAGGTTATCGACTTTATGCTGGGTCGCTTCCGCACCTGGTATCAGGAAGAAGGCCATGCGGTTGACACCATCCAGGCGGTACTGGCGCGTCGTCCAACCAAACCGGCTGATTTCGATGCCCGCATGAAGGCGGTTTCCCACTTCCGTACTCTGGAAGCGGCGGCGTCCCTGGCTGCGGCTAACAAGCGTGTTTCCAACATTCTTGCCAAGTCTGACGAAGTGCTGAACGACTCCGTGCAGGCCACCGTGCTGAAAGAAGCCGAAGAAATTCGCCTGGCGACTAACGTCGTCGTGCTGCGCGATAAACTGCAGCCGTACTTCGCCGAAGGCCGTTACCAGGAAGCCCTGGAAGAGCTGGCCAACCTGCGCGAGCCGGTGGATGAGTTCTTCGACAAGGTGATGGTAAACGCGGAAGACAAAGATCTGCGTATTAACCGCCTGACGCTGCTGACCAAGCTGCGTGAGCTGTTCCTGCAGGTGGCGGACATCTCCCTGCTGCAGTAA
- a CDS encoding acyltransferase — MQQKINWIDNLRGIACLMVVMIHTTTWYITNPHTVTAFSWDFSNVLNSASRVSVPLFFMISGYLFFGERSAQQRHFLRIASCLLFYSAIALLYIWLFTPISTGLALRYILVKPVFYHLWFFFAIMVIYLLSPLIQVKKVSAVTILGLMVLLGVVANPNTVPQTVGNMRWLPVNLYINGDTFYYVLYGLLGRAIGMLDTQRKGVSGMAGGLFVICVISIALGTHRQLEINKNFAETFYVYCGPLVFIAAISLLVIAKNCLNQRPLPGLTFISRYSLGIYGFHALIIHYLRTHNIELPHWPVLDILWIFGAALAGSLLLAVGVGKLDRKKLVS; from the coding sequence ATGCAGCAAAAAATAAACTGGATAGACAACCTTCGGGGCATCGCCTGCCTGATGGTGGTCATGATCCACACCACAACCTGGTACATCACGAATCCACATACCGTCACCGCGTTTAGCTGGGACTTTTCAAACGTTCTGAACTCGGCTTCTCGCGTCAGCGTCCCGCTGTTTTTCATGATTTCCGGCTACCTGTTTTTTGGTGAGCGCAGCGCGCAGCAGCGCCATTTTCTGCGGATAGCCAGCTGCCTGCTGTTTTATAGCGCCATTGCGCTGCTGTATATCTGGCTGTTTACCCCTATCAGCACCGGCCTTGCCCTACGTTACATTCTGGTCAAGCCAGTGTTCTATCACCTGTGGTTCTTCTTCGCGATCATGGTGATTTACCTGCTTTCACCGCTGATACAGGTGAAGAAAGTCAGTGCCGTGACAATTCTGGGGCTGATGGTGCTGCTCGGCGTGGTGGCCAACCCCAACACGGTACCGCAGACGGTGGGCAACATGCGCTGGCTGCCCGTTAACCTCTACATCAACGGCGACACCTTCTATTACGTGCTTTACGGGCTGCTTGGCCGGGCGATTGGGATGCTAGATACCCAAAGAAAAGGGGTCAGCGGCATGGCGGGCGGTCTGTTTGTGATTTGCGTCATCTCTATTGCGCTGGGCACGCATCGGCAGTTGGAAATTAACAAAAACTTCGCCGAAACCTTCTACGTCTACTGCGGCCCGCTGGTGTTTATCGCCGCCATCAGCCTGCTGGTCATCGCCAAAAACTGCCTGAACCAGCGCCCGCTGCCCGGCCTGACGTTTATCTCGCGCTACTCGCTGGGCATTTACGGGTTTCATGCGCTGATTATCCATTACCTGCGTACCCATAATATCGAGCTGCCCCACTGGCCGGTGCTGGATATTCTGTGGATCTTCGGCGCGGCGCTGGCGGGAAGCCTGCTGCTGGCCGTTGGGGTGGGAAAACTCGACCGCAAAAAACTGGTGAGTTAA
- a CDS encoding GlxA family transcriptional regulator — protein sequence MSIGVWFVVLPGVLSLDLSGPAETLVLAKNAFDLHYIGPDPEVETSIGLTFSGIQPLPENLPAGSLLVLPGVCDSNRFFATPQAEEVRRWLTRMQPQIHSQQLNLMCVCSGALLAARAGLMHGIQCTTHHDVLERLKAAAPGAQVKDNRIFVEDRGIWTSAGITSGIDLALHLINRYCGPRMALDVAREMVVWFRRSGDDPQLSPWLRYRNHIHPAVHRAQDLLSAAPEAAWPIPEIADRVHVSPRHLSRLFQHHLGISVRDYLEQLRLAVAEQRLQQGQRMEQAASAAGFSSPRQLHRARNRVRGA from the coding sequence ATGAGTATAGGGGTCTGGTTTGTGGTGCTGCCGGGAGTGTTGTCCCTCGATCTGAGCGGCCCGGCGGAAACGCTGGTGCTGGCAAAGAACGCGTTTGATCTGCACTACATTGGCCCGGACCCTGAGGTCGAAACCTCTATTGGCCTGACGTTCAGCGGCATTCAGCCGTTACCTGAAAACCTTCCCGCCGGGAGTCTGCTGGTGCTGCCCGGCGTATGCGATTCAAACCGCTTTTTTGCCACGCCGCAGGCGGAAGAAGTCCGGCGCTGGTTAACCCGGATGCAGCCGCAAATCCACAGCCAGCAGCTTAATCTGATGTGCGTTTGTTCCGGGGCGCTGCTGGCAGCCCGTGCGGGTTTGATGCACGGCATTCAGTGCACAACGCACCATGACGTGCTTGAAAGACTGAAAGCCGCTGCGCCAGGCGCGCAGGTGAAAGACAACCGCATTTTTGTGGAAGATCGCGGGATATGGACCAGCGCAGGGATTACGTCGGGGATCGATCTCGCTTTGCATTTGATTAACCGCTACTGCGGCCCACGGATGGCGCTCGATGTTGCCAGAGAGATGGTGGTCTGGTTCCGCCGCTCGGGCGACGACCCGCAGCTTTCGCCCTGGCTTCGCTACCGGAATCATATTCACCCGGCGGTTCATCGCGCTCAGGATCTGCTTTCGGCTGCGCCTGAGGCAGCCTGGCCGATCCCGGAAATTGCTGACCGGGTTCACGTCAGCCCCCGACATTTATCCCGCCTTTTTCAGCATCACCTGGGTATTTCCGTTCGCGACTATCTGGAACAGCTCCGGCTGGCGGTGGCGGAACAGCGGCTGCAGCAGGGGCAGCGCATGGAACAGGCGGCCAGCGCCGCCGGGTTCTCCTCTCCGCGCCAGCTTCATCGGGCGCGGAACAGAGTTCGTGGCGCTTAA
- the glyQ gene encoding glycine--tRNA ligase subunit alpha: protein MQKFDTKTFQGLILTLQDYWARQGCTIVQPLDMEVGAGTSHPMTCLRALGPEPMATAYVQPSRRPTDGRYGENPNRLQHYYQFQVVIKPSPDNIQELYLGSLKELGMDPEIHDIRFVEDNWENPTLGAWGLGWEVWLNGMEVTQFTYFQQVGGLECKPVTGEITYGLERLAMYIQGVDSVYDLVWSDGPLGKTTYGDVFHQNEVEQSTYNFEYADVDFLFTCFEQYEKEAQQLLALETPLPLPAYERILKAAHSFNLLDARKAISVTERQRYILRIRTLTKAVAEAYYASREALGFPMCNKKN, encoded by the coding sequence ATGCAAAAGTTTGATACCAAGACCTTTCAAGGCCTGATCCTGACTTTACAGGACTACTGGGCTCGCCAGGGCTGCACCATTGTTCAACCTTTGGACATGGAAGTGGGCGCAGGCACCTCTCACCCGATGACCTGCCTGCGTGCCTTAGGGCCGGAGCCAATGGCCACCGCTTATGTGCAGCCGTCCCGCCGTCCTACCGATGGCCGCTACGGCGAAAACCCGAACCGTTTACAGCACTACTACCAGTTCCAGGTAGTGATTAAGCCTTCTCCGGACAACATTCAGGAGCTGTACCTCGGGTCGCTGAAAGAGCTGGGTATGGATCCGGAGATCCATGACATTCGTTTCGTGGAAGATAACTGGGAAAACCCAACGCTTGGCGCGTGGGGCCTGGGCTGGGAAGTCTGGCTCAACGGCATGGAAGTAACGCAGTTCACCTACTTCCAGCAGGTTGGCGGCCTGGAGTGTAAGCCGGTAACCGGCGAAATCACCTACGGTTTAGAGCGCCTGGCCATGTACATTCAGGGCGTAGACAGCGTTTACGACCTCGTGTGGAGCGACGGCCCGCTGGGGAAAACCACCTACGGCGACGTGTTTCACCAGAACGAAGTGGAGCAGTCCACCTATAACTTCGAATACGCCGACGTGGACTTCCTGTTCACCTGCTTCGAGCAGTACGAGAAAGAAGCGCAGCAGCTGCTGGCGCTGGAAACTCCGCTGCCGCTCCCGGCCTACGAACGTATTCTGAAAGCCGCTCACAGCTTTAACCTGCTGGATGCGCGCAAGGCCATTTCCGTGACCGAGCGCCAGCGCTACATTCTGCGCATTCGCACCCTGACCAAAGCCGTGGCCGAAGCCTACTACGCTTCTCGTGAAGCGCTTGGCTTCCCGATGTGCAATAAGAAAAACTAA
- the xylB gene encoding xylulokinase, with product MYIGIDLGTSGVKAILLNEAGEVMATCSEPLTVSRPHSLWSEQDPEHWWQATDRAMRALGVKHSLSGVKAIGLAGQMHGATLLDSKQRVLRPAILWNDGRSGEECALLESNVEEARAITGNLMMPGFTAPKLLWVERHEPEIFAQINTVLLPKDYLRLRMTGEFASDMSDSAGTMWLDVAKRDWSDTMLDACRLSRRHMPELFEGSEITGVLTREVAEAWKMPAVPVVAGGGDNAAGAIGVGMVDAGQAMLSLGTSGVYFAVSDGFRSRPESAVHSFCHALPNRWHLMSVMLSAASCLDWAAKLTGLGSVPALLAAAEQANQDAGVVWFLPYLSGERTPHNNPQAKGTFFGLTHQHGPAELARAVLEGVGYALADGMDVVHECGITPASITLIGGGARSPYWRQMLADISGQVLDYRTGGDVGPALGAARLAQLALSPGQSLQALLPQPPLEQRHQPDLARHQRYAGRRQVFNQIYQQLLPLMS from the coding sequence ATGTATATCGGCATCGATCTTGGCACCTCAGGCGTGAAGGCGATCCTGCTCAATGAAGCGGGCGAGGTGATGGCTACATGCAGCGAGCCGCTGACCGTATCCAGGCCTCATTCCTTGTGGTCCGAGCAAGATCCCGAACACTGGTGGCAGGCAACGGACCGTGCGATGCGGGCGCTGGGCGTGAAGCATTCGCTCAGCGGTGTAAAGGCGATTGGGCTTGCAGGTCAGATGCATGGGGCAACGTTGCTGGACAGCAAACAGCGCGTACTCCGCCCGGCTATCCTTTGGAACGATGGCCGCAGCGGCGAGGAATGTGCGCTGCTGGAGAGCAACGTGGAAGAGGCAAGAGCGATAACCGGCAACCTGATGATGCCCGGCTTTACCGCGCCTAAGCTTTTGTGGGTCGAGCGTCATGAGCCGGAGATCTTTGCGCAAATCAATACAGTGCTGCTGCCGAAGGATTATCTGCGTCTGAGAATGACCGGAGAATTCGCCAGCGACATGTCCGATTCGGCAGGCACGATGTGGCTGGATGTGGCGAAGCGCGACTGGAGCGACACGATGCTCGACGCCTGCCGTCTATCCCGGCGGCACATGCCTGAATTGTTTGAGGGCAGTGAAATAACCGGTGTACTAACGCGAGAAGTCGCAGAGGCCTGGAAAATGCCTGCTGTGCCCGTTGTGGCGGGCGGGGGAGACAATGCCGCTGGAGCTATCGGCGTCGGCATGGTTGATGCCGGACAGGCAATGCTTTCGCTCGGGACATCCGGGGTTTACTTTGCCGTCAGCGACGGCTTCCGCAGCAGGCCAGAAAGTGCAGTACACAGTTTTTGCCATGCGTTACCCAACCGCTGGCATTTGATGTCGGTGATGCTCAGTGCGGCCTCCTGCCTTGACTGGGCGGCTAAACTCACTGGTCTCGGCAGCGTACCGGCTCTACTGGCGGCGGCGGAACAGGCAAATCAGGACGCCGGTGTGGTTTGGTTCCTGCCTTATCTTTCCGGGGAGCGTACTCCGCATAATAACCCGCAGGCTAAAGGCACCTTTTTTGGTCTAACCCATCAGCACGGCCCCGCCGAGCTTGCCCGTGCGGTGCTGGAAGGCGTGGGCTACGCGCTGGCGGACGGGATGGACGTTGTGCACGAATGCGGCATTACGCCAGCCAGTATTACGCTGATTGGCGGCGGTGCGCGCAGCCCGTACTGGCGGCAAATGCTGGCGGATATCAGCGGACAGGTGCTGGATTACCGCACCGGTGGCGACGTTGGGCCCGCGCTTGGGGCGGCACGTCTGGCGCAACTTGCGCTCTCACCTGGCCAGTCTTTGCAAGCTCTGCTGCCCCAGCCGCCGCTGGAGCAAAGGCATCAGCCTGATTTGGCTCGCCACCAGCGCTATGCCGGGCGCCGCCAGGTATTTAACCAGATTTATCAGCAGCTGCTGCCGCTGATGTCCTGA
- a CDS encoding isochorismatase family protein gives MSRAALINIDTQQSFFHRDYWREDDVPAFQQAMLALIAGCQQKDVPVVDIFHVDEDDVFSLASGFVTPMPFLRHQPAVSFQKHVHNAFTDTGLDHWLRTRDINHLIICGIRTEQCCETTTRVASDLGYRVSFVSEAMLTFPMTWKGVTLDAATLRHRTETVLAGRFAEIQTVAECLESLE, from the coding sequence ATGTCACGTGCAGCGCTGATCAATATTGATACCCAGCAGTCTTTCTTTCACCGGGATTACTGGCGGGAGGATGATGTCCCGGCGTTCCAGCAGGCGATGCTGGCGCTCATTGCGGGCTGCCAGCAGAAAGACGTGCCGGTGGTGGATATCTTCCATGTGGATGAAGACGATGTCTTTTCGCTGGCCTCCGGGTTTGTTACGCCGATGCCATTTTTACGCCACCAGCCTGCAGTCAGTTTTCAGAAACACGTCCACAACGCGTTTACCGATACCGGGCTGGATCATTGGCTCCGTACCCGAGACATCAACCACCTGATCATCTGTGGGATCCGCACCGAGCAATGCTGCGAAACCACTACGCGGGTGGCTTCCGATCTGGGCTACCGGGTTTCTTTTGTTAGCGAGGCCATGCTGACCTTCCCGATGACCTGGAAAGGGGTTACGCTGGACGCCGCCACCCTGCGGCACCGCACAGAAACCGTGCTGGCAGGGCGGTTCGCCGAAATTCAAACCGTAGCCGAGTGCCTGGAGTCGCTGGAATGA
- a CDS encoding YsaB family lipoprotein, with protein sequence MMAERKNRLLLSAFLALMLSACSSTPQEGQAAQKLRPVVHTEAMELACKNQAAYRYNTQPQRIDLSDFKQYQASYEMMGSTARKEGFTCSFDETGQFSHLSSRENFNQRATT encoded by the coding sequence ATGATGGCAGAAAGAAAAAATAGGCTCCTCTTAAGCGCTTTTCTGGCGTTAATGCTCAGCGCCTGCAGTTCGACGCCGCAGGAAGGCCAGGCCGCGCAGAAGTTGCGCCCGGTGGTTCACACCGAAGCGATGGAGCTTGCCTGTAAAAATCAGGCCGCTTATCGCTACAACACCCAGCCGCAGCGCATTGATCTGTCAGACTTCAAGCAGTATCAGGCCAGCTACGAAATGATGGGTAGTACCGCCCGCAAAGAGGGGTTTACCTGTTCATTTGACGAAACTGGTCAATTTTCACACCTTTCCAGCCGCGAAAACTTCAACCAACGCGCAACAACCTGA